A window of the Ipomoea triloba cultivar NCNSP0323 chromosome 14, ASM357664v1 genome harbors these coding sequences:
- the LOC116004030 gene encoding zinc finger BED domain-containing protein RICESLEEPER 2-like, protein MGSRIYVKIKEFAVDDSSPEFPLGIVGAFQAMEDNNQIEMPSDPKNTEISTGPSGVTNEPNACIEEAGGKKRKRMEDRSDVWKHYAKFIEDRSDVWKHYAKFIDKGSGKQRATCNYCKKDYAAKTKKHGTSNLWNHLKDCKSYNIDSTQTHFFPIKHSLNGETEKGDIRDMKTWKFDNEVARKGLAHMIVIDELPFCFVEKDGFRTYIDLITPPGYQLPSRRTVTKDIFELYIELRCKLKNVLNVSKQRVSLTTDTWTSIQRVSYMCITAHWIDANWKLNKRVINFCPIESHKGYDIGDVIMRCLVDRGLDKLFCVTVDNATSNDNVIKSLKNVLKNWGTNIMNGDLLHMRCFAHIINLVVSEGLKEVNDSINAVRAAVKYVRQSPARLKKFKDCAVFAKVECTKALCLDVRTRWNSVYLMLDVAEKYERVFERYEIEDPNYIKELTSGVSQYEDEASSRTPNEKDWEVVRRMVKFLSHFYRLTVKVSGSKYVTANTFLRDIATLHAKINQCRDSTDIDLALMAIGMKSKFDKYLGDPEKMNKVIFLAAIVDPTQKLSYVKYVCAKLYGEQKGKQLIAKITEALCNIFSEYEARSSIQVLATNKSAPTVVDFHISSAEDDQNDMSDFIQWHANESGSPSNKTELDKYLDEALEPLSDKFDILAWWKVNEPRFPTLSQMARDLLGVPISTVASESTFSTSGRILDAFRSSLTPRMVQAVICAQDWLRSQSKDVSVEEDIAILEEIEKEIYEQET, encoded by the exons ATGGGAAGTAGAATATATGTGAAAATT AAAGAATTCGCTGTGGATGATTCTTCGCCGGAGTTTCCTTTGGGAATCGTTGGAGCATTTCAAGCA atggAAGATAACAACCAAATAGAAATGCCAAGCGATCCTAAGAATACAGAGATTAGTACGGGTCCTTCTGGAGTAACAAATGAACCGAATGCTTGCATTGAAGAAGCTGGAGGGAAAAAGAGAAAACGTATGGAAGACAGGTCAGATGTTTGGAAACATTATGCTAAGTTTATTGAAGACAGGTCAGATGTTTGGAAACATTATGCTAAGTTTATTGATAAGGGTAGTGGTAAACAACGTGCAACTTGTAATTACTGCAAAAAAGATTATGCTgctaaaacaaaaaaacatggAACTAGTAACTTGTGGAATCATTTGAAGGATTGCAAATCATATAATATTGATTCTACTCAAACTCATTTTTTTCCTATAAAACACAGTTTGAATGGTGAAACTGAGAAGGGTGATATTAGGGATATGAAAACTTGGAAGTTTGATAATGAAGTTGCTAGGAAAGGATTGGCTCATATGATTGTTATTGATGAACTCCCATTTTGCTTTGTTGAAAAAGATGGTTTTCGGACTTATATTGATCTTATAACACCTCCTGGATATCAACTTCCTTCAAGAAGAACTGTCACTAAAGATatttttgaattgtatataGAATTGAGGTGTAAGTTAAAAAATGTGCTTAATGTGTCAAAACAACGAGTGTCTCTTACAACTGACACTTGGACTTCTATTCAAAGAGTGTCTTACATGTGTATTACAGCTCATTGGATTGATGCAAATTGGAAGTTAAATAAAAGGGTAATAAATTTTTGTCCAATTGAAAGTCACAAAGGATATGATATTGGTGATGTAATTATGaggtgtttggttgataggggTTTAGATAAGTTATTTTGTGTCACCGTTGATAATGCAACTTCTAATGATAATGTCATTAAGAGTTTGAAAAATGTGCTGAAGAATTGGGGGACTAATATAATGAATGGTGACCTCCTTCACATGAGATGTTTTGCACATATTATTAACTTGGTTGTTTCAGAGGGTTTGAAAGAGGTAAATGACTCTATAAATGCTGTTAGGGCTGCTGTAAAATATGTTAGACAGTCTCCGGCAaggttgaaaaaatttaaagattgTGCAGTTTTTGCTAAAGTTGAATGCACAAAAGCTCTTTGTTTAGATGTCAGAACAAGGTGGAATAGTGTGTATTTGATGTTAGATGTTGCGGAGAAGTATGAGAGAGTGTTTGAAAGATATGAGATTGAAGATCCTAATTATATTAAGGAGTTAACATCTGGTGTTAGTCAATATGAAGATGAAGCTTCATCAAGAACTCCTAATGAAAAGGATTGGGAGGTTGTTAGAAGAATGGTAAAATTTTTGAGCCACTTTTATCGGCTTACAGTGAAAGTTTCTGGAAGTAAATATGTGACTGCAAACACATTCTTACGTGATATTGCGACACTTCATGCAAAGATAAATCAGTGCAGGGATTCCACAGATATTGATTTGGCTCTAATGGCAATTGGGATGAAATCTAAGTTTGATAAGTATTTGGGAGATCCTGAAAAAATGAATAAAGTTATATTTCTTGCAGCTATAGTAGATCCAACTCAAAAGCTTTCATATGTGAAGTATGTATGCGCTAAGTTGTACGGAGAGCAAAAAGGAAAGCAACTGATAGCAAAAATTACGGAAGCTTTGTGTAATATTTTTAGTGAATATGAGGCAAGAAGTTCTATTCAAGTTCTTGCAACAAACAAATCTGCCCCTACTGTTGTGGATTTTCATATTTCAAGTGCTGAAGATGATCAAAATGACATGAGTGATTTTATTCAGTGGCATGCTAATGAAAGTGGTTCTCCTTCAAATAAAACTGAGTTAGACAAGTATTTAGATGAAGCTCTTGAGCCTTTGAGTGATAAATTTGACATACTTGCTTGGTGGAAGGTGAATGAACCTAGGTTTCCCACTTTGTCACAAATGGCACGCGACTTGCTTGGAGTACCAATTTCTACTGTTGCTTCGGAGTCTACATTTAGCACTAGTGGTCGTATACTTGATGCTTTTCGCAGCAGTTTAACACCAAGAATGGTTCAAGCAGTGATATGTGCCCAAGATTGGTTACGTTCCCAATCAAAAGATGTAAGTGTTGAGGAAGACATTGCAATCCTTGAAGAGATAGAGAAAG aaaTTTATGAGCAGGAAACTTGA
- the LOC116005287 gene encoding GDP-mannose transporter GONST1 isoform X2 produces MKAHSKNDDDLESGKLEKDRERSLRSSRIITVQNKALLSGLSYCISSCSMILINKYVLSSYDFNAGISLMLYQNFVSVVLVSILNFVGIISTEPLTWKLIKVWLPVNFIFVGMLITSMFSLKYINVAMVTVLKNVTNVITAVGEMYLFKKHHDSRVWAALFLMVISAISGGITDLSFNAIGYTWQIINCFMTASYSLTLRRIMDTAKQVTKSGNLDEFSMVLLNNTLSLPLGIVLVFLFNEVDYLATTPLLQLPMFWLVITLSGFLGLAISFTSMWFLHQTGATTYSLVGSLNKIPLSVTGILLFKVPTSLENATSILFGLLAGVFFARAKMRER; encoded by the exons ATGAAGGCTCATAGTaaaaatgatgatgatttgGAAAGTGGCAAGTTGGAGAAAGACAGAGAAAGGTCACTACGGAGTAGTAGGATTATCACAGTACAGAATAAGGCCTTACTATCCGGGCTATCATATTGTATTTCTTCATGCAGCATGATATTGATTAATAAGTACGTTTTGTCCAGCTATGACTTTAATGCAGGGATATCATTGATGCTCTACCAG AATTTCGTCTCAGTGGTGTTAGTTTCTATTTTGAACTTCGTTGGTATAATATCCACAGAGCCGCTGACATGGAAGCTAATTAAAGTCTGGCTACCTGTTAATTTTATCTTCGTTGGGATGCTTATCACAAGTATGTTTAG TCTGAAATACATTAATGTTGCCATGGTCACCGTCCTGAAGAATGTTACTAATGTGATTACTGCTGTTGGTGAAATGTATCTTTTTAAGAAACACCATGATAGCAGAGTTTGGGCTGCTCTTTTCTTAATG GTAATTTCAGCAATCTCCGGAGGAATTACTGATCTTTCTTTTAATGCCATTGGCTATACATGGCAGATTATTAATTGTTTCATGACGGCATCATACTCT TTAACTCTGCGTAGGATCATGGATACTGCCAAGCAAGTCACAAAATCGGGAAACCTTGATGAGTTCTCAATGGTCCTGCTGAATAACACCCTATCACTGCCGTTAGGCATTGTGCTTGTCTTTTTGTTCAATGAAGTGGATTATCTTGCTACTAC ACCACTCTTACAGTTACCCATGTTTTGGCTGGTTATAACTTTGAGTGGATTTTTGGGCTTAGCAATTAGCTTTACGTCTATGTGGTTTCTTCACCAAACAGGCGCTACTACATACAG CCTCGTGGGATCGCTAAACAAGATCCCATTATCTGTGACCGGCATCCTTCTTTTCAAAGTACCCACAAGCCTAGAGAACGCAACTAGTATTTTATTTG GCCTCTTGGCAGGAGTGTTTTTTGCTAGGGCAAAGATGCGGGAACGATAG
- the LOC116005287 gene encoding GDP-mannose transporter GONST1 isoform X1, which translates to MIPRLEFRFSRSLIGKSHWSKWRENLQSNNLADQVSSPVRRELASRLSFAMKAHSKNDDDLESGKLEKDRERSLRSSRIITVQNKALLSGLSYCISSCSMILINKYVLSSYDFNAGISLMLYQNFVSVVLVSILNFVGIISTEPLTWKLIKVWLPVNFIFVGMLITSMFSLKYINVAMVTVLKNVTNVITAVGEMYLFKKHHDSRVWAALFLMVISAISGGITDLSFNAIGYTWQIINCFMTASYSLTLRRIMDTAKQVTKSGNLDEFSMVLLNNTLSLPLGIVLVFLFNEVDYLATTPLLQLPMFWLVITLSGFLGLAISFTSMWFLHQTGATTYSLVGSLNKIPLSVTGILLFKVPTSLENATSILFGLLAGVFFARAKMRER; encoded by the exons ATGATTCCGAG GCTGGAGTTTAGATTCTCCAGATCTTTGATTGGAAAGTCACATTGGTCGAAGTGGAGAGAGAATCTCCAGTCAAATAACTTGGCAGATCAGGTCTCCAGTCCAGTAAGAAGAGAACTAGCTAGCAG ATTATCTTTTGCCATGAAGGCTCATAGTaaaaatgatgatgatttgGAAAGTGGCAAGTTGGAGAAAGACAGAGAAAGGTCACTACGGAGTAGTAGGATTATCACAGTACAGAATAAGGCCTTACTATCCGGGCTATCATATTGTATTTCTTCATGCAGCATGATATTGATTAATAAGTACGTTTTGTCCAGCTATGACTTTAATGCAGGGATATCATTGATGCTCTACCAG AATTTCGTCTCAGTGGTGTTAGTTTCTATTTTGAACTTCGTTGGTATAATATCCACAGAGCCGCTGACATGGAAGCTAATTAAAGTCTGGCTACCTGTTAATTTTATCTTCGTTGGGATGCTTATCACAAGTATGTTTAG TCTGAAATACATTAATGTTGCCATGGTCACCGTCCTGAAGAATGTTACTAATGTGATTACTGCTGTTGGTGAAATGTATCTTTTTAAGAAACACCATGATAGCAGAGTTTGGGCTGCTCTTTTCTTAATG GTAATTTCAGCAATCTCCGGAGGAATTACTGATCTTTCTTTTAATGCCATTGGCTATACATGGCAGATTATTAATTGTTTCATGACGGCATCATACTCT TTAACTCTGCGTAGGATCATGGATACTGCCAAGCAAGTCACAAAATCGGGAAACCTTGATGAGTTCTCAATGGTCCTGCTGAATAACACCCTATCACTGCCGTTAGGCATTGTGCTTGTCTTTTTGTTCAATGAAGTGGATTATCTTGCTACTAC ACCACTCTTACAGTTACCCATGTTTTGGCTGGTTATAACTTTGAGTGGATTTTTGGGCTTAGCAATTAGCTTTACGTCTATGTGGTTTCTTCACCAAACAGGCGCTACTACATACAG CCTCGTGGGATCGCTAAACAAGATCCCATTATCTGTGACCGGCATCCTTCTTTTCAAAGTACCCACAAGCCTAGAGAACGCAACTAGTATTTTATTTG GCCTCTTGGCAGGAGTGTTTTTTGCTAGGGCAAAGATGCGGGAACGATAG